The Arenibacter algicola region AAGGCTGGGGGGCAATTGAACGAGGGGGCATCTGGGGTTTCCCCTGAAGAGATTGTGAAATCCATAGCGTATGGGGTGTGCAAGATCAATATTGCTACAGATACGCGATTGTTATGGACACGGGTACACAGGGAATTTTTTAGGGATACTCCCGAGCTTTTCGATCCTGTGATCCCAGGGAAGACCTATGTAGCGGAATACGAAAAATTTATGCTGCAAAAGTTCGATCTTTTAGGGGCCACTGGGAAGGTGAGGGACATGAAAATTTAAAATAAAATATTATGGAGCATAATTCACATTTACAAATAAAACCAAAATCCAAAACGGGAATATACCATCAGATCACCACCAAATCGGCTCAGTGGGAATACCTCAATTTTGAAGCCAGGCTAATGTCCAAGGGCGAAACCTGGGAACATGATACCCAGGGTAACGAAATGGTGATAGTGCTTTTGAGCGGTAACTTTAAAGTAGAAAGCAATCAGGGGAGTTGGGAGACCAAAAATGGCCGAAAAGATGTTTTTAGTGGAGTGGCACATACACTATACTTATCTCGCAACAGCAAATTTAGCTTGACCGCATTGAGCGATTCCTTGGATATTGGTTATGGATGGTGCAAGGTAGAGGAGGATTTTCCTGCCAAGTTTGTGACGCCTGAAGATACCCCTGTAGTTATTTTTGGTGGGGATAATGCTACCCGGCAGTTTAATGACCTAGTCCCTCCAGGGTTTGGTTGCAGTAAAATAGTAGTCCGGGAGGTATATACTCCTTCAGGTAATTGGAGCTCCTTTCCGGCCCATAAACATGACGAAAGAATAGTGGATGCAAAAGGGACTGTTTTGGAACCAATACAAGAGGAAACTTATTTTTATAAATTTCAAAAGCCGGAGGCTTACGCCATACAACAGGTCTATACCAAAGATAGGTCGCTGGACGAGATTGTAAGGCCCAGACATAACGATGTTGTGTTGATACCCAAAGGCTTCCATCCGGTGGTAGCCGAGCATGGCTTTCATTGCTACTATCTAAATTTCCTGGCCGGTACCGATCAATGCTTGGCCAATACCACAGACCCCGATCATGAATGGATATACAATTCATGGACTTCAAAAGACAAAAGATTGCCATTGGTAACTGCGGAAATGAATAATCAATAATTGGAAATGAGCACTAAAAAATTTGATGTAATCACGTTTGGAAGATCCAGTATCGATCTTTATTCACAGAATATTGGTTCGCCATTTAATGATATTAAAGGGTTTGATGCCTTTGTGGGAGGGTCTCCGCTAAATATAGCCGTGGGCTGTGCAAGATTGGGGGTAAATGCCAGTCTGTTGACAGCGGTAGGGAACGACAAAGTGGGCGAGTTTATTCTCAATTTCTTGAACGGGGAGGGGGTCAATACCCATTGTATCCCAGTAAAAAATGGCAGTAGGAGTAGTGCAGTGGTGCTGGGAATTGAACCTCCGGATAAATTTCCCTTGGTCTATTACAGGGATAATGCAGCAGATAGTCAAGTGGATATAGATGATGTTGACAAGGCCAATATTCCGGACTATAAAATATTATTGATCAACGGTACCGCATTAAATATAGAACCCACTAGGAGTGCTACTTTTTATGCTACCGAAATAGCCAATAGAAATGAGGTGGACGTTGTGCTCGATCTGGATTTTAGGGCAGACCAATGGCACGATTATAGAGCTTTTGGATTAACCGTAAGGGCCATACTCCCAAGAGTGAAGATGGCGATTGGTACGGAAGAGGAAATACTGGCCG contains the following coding sequences:
- the iolB gene encoding 5-deoxy-glucuronate isomerase, which produces MEHNSHLQIKPKSKTGIYHQITTKSAQWEYLNFEARLMSKGETWEHDTQGNEMVIVLLSGNFKVESNQGSWETKNGRKDVFSGVAHTLYLSRNSKFSLTALSDSLDIGYGWCKVEEDFPAKFVTPEDTPVVIFGGDNATRQFNDLVPPGFGCSKIVVREVYTPSGNWSSFPAHKHDERIVDAKGTVLEPIQEETYFYKFQKPEAYAIQQVYTKDRSLDEIVRPRHNDVVLIPKGFHPVVAEHGFHCYYLNFLAGTDQCLANTTDPDHEWIYNSWTSKDKRLPLVTAEMNNQ
- the iolC gene encoding 5-dehydro-2-deoxygluconokinase, whose translation is MSTKKFDVITFGRSSIDLYSQNIGSPFNDIKGFDAFVGGSPLNIAVGCARLGVNASLLTAVGNDKVGEFILNFLNGEGVNTHCIPVKNGSRSSAVVLGIEPPDKFPLVYYRDNAADSQVDIDDVDKANIPDYKILLINGTALNIEPTRSATFYATEIANRNEVDVVLDLDFRADQWHDYRAFGLTVRAILPRVKMAIGTEEEILAATLTDSSQVTIKEQQISAPEIKGNIDESISQLLSSGIETLIVKRGEKGASIYQKDGSREDVPGFPVTVLNVLGAGDAFASGFLYGVLQGWDLKKACRMGNASGAQVVTKKGCANFMPTLEESMDFINQKGGF